A part of Leishmania panamensis strain MHOM/PA/94/PSC-1 chromosome 34 sequence genomic DNA contains:
- a CDS encoding hypothetical protein (TriTrypDB/GeneDB-style sysID: LpmP.34.4420), with protein sequence MGCGRHHGARAAKPAKRVSFGPVTYVSALLIEASEGAYPHDSRRLVDALAPHPCVSGPTTVAIVAAATTPHAHNEVDELLGMRELEEYAAQPTLLLGSSVGRPHAMLWSAQQATNVVTDDNWKGGDTQDRTAVPPERAAPASSSGSRSASFDGVMYDTLVKSRPATRRYVDSAAKGQQRKDMRIVIFGFGKVGNVVAVGASSGERPWRLPEHPTEPFGCILLRYRPLEVAAARLKAQRINHARRTYRH encoded by the coding sequence ATGGGCTGCGGTCGACATCATGGCGCGCGGGCAGCCAAACCAGCGAAGCGGGTGAGTTTCGGCCCAGTCACTTACGTCTCTGCTCTTCTCATCGAAGCATCAGAAGGCGCATACCCACATgacagccgccgcctcgtaGATGCACTCGCACCGCACCCTTGCGTGTCGGGGCCTACGACAGTGGCgatcgtcgctgctgcgacaacgccgcacgcacacaatgAAGTGGACGAGCTCCTTGGGATGCGAGAGTTGGAAGAATATGCAGCACAGCCAACACTGCTCCTCGGCTCCTCTGTCGGCCGACCCCACGCAATGCTGTGGTCTGCACAACAGGCCACCAATGTTGTCACTGACGACAACTGGAAAGGAGGCGACACACAGGATcggacggcggtgccacctGAGCGCGCAGCACCCGCTAGCTCATCTGGAAGTAGGTCAGCGTCGTTCGATGGTGTCATGTACGATACGCTGGTCAAAAGCAGACCCGCCACACGGCGCTACGTGGACAGCGCGGCAAAGGGACAACAGCGCAAGGACATGCGAATCGTCATCTTTGGCTTTGGAAAAGTCGGCAACGTTGTCGCAGTTGGGGCCAGCAGTGGAGAGCGTCCTTGGCGGCTCCCAGAGCACCCCACAGAGCCCTTTGGCTGCATCCTCCTTCGCTATCGCCCCCTGGAAgtagctgctgcacggctgAAGGCGCAGCGGATCAATCATGCGCGGCGAACTTATCGTCACTGA
- a CDS encoding hypothetical protein (TriTrypDB/GeneDB-style sysID: LpmP.34.4430) yields the protein MLCASDLNGVMNSAVGDGVLMALLLDASGNAIATAFAGSAAQKDIMYAPVVAATANMWRAYARSDLAVNKLNLELETESLEQVIASFPDKKICAMSVADTAVVSLMSVDKSVTEGFLKLKTAALQRKLDGLLRPVMAV from the coding sequence ATGCTATGCGCGTCTGACCTCAACGGCGTCATGAACAGCgccgtcggcgacggcgttCTCATGGCGCTCTTGCTTGACGCATCCGGGaacgccatcgccaccgcctttgCCGGCTCCGCTGCGCAGAAGGACATCATGTACGCGCCAGTGGTCGCAGCCACTGCGAATATGTGGCGCGCATATGCTCGCAGTGACCTAGCAGTGAACAAACTCAACCTTGAACTAGAGACCGAATCGCTGGAGCAAGTGATCGCGAGCTTCCCAGACAAAAAGATTTGCGCCATGTCTGTTGCGGACACAGCAGTTGTGTCACTCATGTCAGTGGACAAGTCCGTGACCGAGGGCTTTCTCAAGCTCAAGACAGCTGCCCTCCAGCGTAAGCTGGACGGTCTGCTGCGGCCTGTCATGGCAGTGtag
- a CDS encoding hypothetical protein (TriTrypDB/GeneDB-style sysID: LpmP.34.4410): MKATTAFGVGDIVLPLSRSFSVCQDQLLLPDGVTVRHGADFNVTIISHFLVAVRPLDADTEIIVNFNLCFYDLLKSGTSPTTSASEGEEMHTLNTMSAHTVERPVVPGFRYLEEESKQELYRLADEQVRQQAIVDGFLPRGSDEGRLTVVHAKPGKPVAVSTNEHEEGDVVFETTGVPLPFPIRSTVELPGDLHLRLTGGSEFLQHSCLPNIRLEIDGTHIRGIALRAIEANEKLTYNYLTTEWEISKVFHCSCNVYCCYGLIKGFRFLDREQQEHLLPHCSPAVCEKYRSPLLSGATFGALTSSTALFTTTEGRLTSQRDLAAGTVLFEVCGAPQLDQNELVLERLRLSHSCDANTILVNNCVVASRPLSVGDAVTSNLNLLYYTFSPPLPCACGSASCAGHIDGFKALPIQTKNLWWSLASNAVRAEALENGYKIVSSNALVDVRRTSTIGDATFASRNIAAGTRIFHIHGLVLPFPTVYTIYLGEGKHLLFADGAQCLAHSCDPNTRIVVNTDTGSFDCFALRNIAADELISFNYLTTEWDMSEPFTCACGSSNCYGRIAGFRHVKREGQLSLWSKATQAVQSLFAQTIRQMASTLATLNRTLVDPVGANGALLLAEDTPSGTVLFKAPAGFAVERDQVCFGDIFLAHSCNASAVLLEGRVVLSNACTAGTAVTVNVNQLCYKLAKPFTCRCGGSDCTHVVGGFAALSDTEKARILLCTAPDVRAEATAAGFMIPCLCPLVTVRANGVMGQSTFAARRIPRGTRFFKVNGLVLQFPTVYSIQLERGRHLQFAGGAQCLAHSCSPNVRIMVDAESRSLDCLALRDIEEGELIAFNYLTTEWDLSAPFSCLCGNGSTCFGRIRGLKYLSEEQRQRLWWMLTPAMRHLGEQSFNWKTLAGVQLRTDQDGRVRAAKELKEGLIILEALQVQLRSGCALVGGVRLSHSCMPTAAIVERRVIMVGTVCPETEITLDLNCLAYVLDESFMCTCAAEATPHAVKGFAALSAAAQATRLILTEPSVRAVALRDGHRVPCSCSLVEVRANGDMGQATFAAVDIAASSCFFQVKGLCIPFPTMYTIMLDEGRHLLFADGAQCLAHSCDPNVRVRVDATNNTLECQALRPIKAGELIAFNYNATEWSMNTPFRCLCGAPQCVYEIRGFKHLSQAQRALLQRQATPAIKAMASAYADVQLPVALLRAAPDGRLRSARAVAKGDILLEVMYLDVQPNQICVGRHYVVPHDANWYNCVLVEGRLIASRTLASDEQLLVNMNFFVYDMTEIFPRTFDDACKGFKFIDEAVKQECLYLCEPPVRAQAMRDGWIVKSTQETLVVQPNGDMGQTAYARCDIAAGTKLFHCTGLVIPFPTMYTICVGVHQHLLFGDAAECIAHHCDPNVEVRVDESGEGTFDFVTIRDITRGDMITFNYTTTEWDMNTPFVCLCGSPKCAGTIQGFKHLQEADQQRLWPNASKVVKDQWRAYTASA, from the coding sequence ATGAAAGCCACCACTGCATTCGGGGTGGGGGACATTGTCCTACCGCtgtcgcgcagcttctctgTTTGCCAGGACCAGCTACTGCTGCCAGATGGCGTCACGGTGCGCCATGGCGCTGACTTCAATGTCACCATCATCAGCCacttcctcgtcgctgtaAGGCCCCTAGATGCCGACACAGAGATCATCGTGAACTTCAACTTGTGCTTCTACGATCTGCTCAAGTCGGGCACGTCGCCAACGACCTCAGCGagtgaaggggaggaaaTGCACACGCTAAACACCATGTCAGCGCACACCGTTGAGCGCCCCGTTGTCCCAGGATTCCGCTATCTCGAGGAGGAGTCCAAGCAGGAGCTGTACCGCCTCGCCGATGAGCAGGTGCGGCAGCAAGCCATCGTCGACGGCTTCCTTCCGCGTGGCAGCGATGAGGGTCGACTGACGGTGGTGCATGCAAAGCCTGGCAAGCCGGTGGCGGTCAGTACCAACGAGCATGAAGAAGGCGACGTTGTCTTCGAGACGACCggagtgccgctgccgtttcCAATTCGCAGCACTGTCGAGCTCCCAGGAGACTTACATCTGAGACTGACAGGTGGATCCGAGTTCCTGCAGCACTCCTGCCTCCCAAATATTCGCCTCGAGATCGACGGTACACACATCCGGGGCATAGCCCTGCGTGCCATCGAGGCAAACGAGAAGTTGACGTACAACTACCTCACAACAGAGTGGGAAATCAGCAAGGTGTTTCACTGCTCCTGCAACGTGTACTGCTGCTACGGCTTGATCAAGGGATTCCGTTTCCTCGATCGCGAACAGCAGGAGCAcctgctgccgcactgcagcCCCGCCGTGTGCGAAAAATACcgctcgccgctgctttCAGGGGCAACTTTTGGCGCCTTGACTAGCAGCACGGCACTATTCACCACGACAGAGGGTCGCCTGACCTCACAGCGTGATCTTGCGGCGGGCACGGTGCTGTTTGAGGTCTGTGGCGCCCCGCAGCTGGATCAAAATGAGCTGGTGCTTGAGCGGCTTCGCCTGTCGCACTCGTGTGATGCGAACACAATCCTCGTCAACAACTGCGTCGTCGCATCTCGCCCGCTTTCTGTGGGTGACGCCGTGACTTCCAATTTGAACCTCCTCTACTACACTTTCTCGCCACCCTTGCCATGTGCCTGCGGGtctgccagctgcgccggcCACATCGACGGCTTCAAGGCACTGCCCATCCAGACGAAGAACTTGTGGTGGAGCTTGGCCTCGAATGCGGTGCGGGCGGAAGCGCTCGAGAACGGTTACAAGATTGTCTCGTCCAACGCACTTGTGGACGTGCGACGCACCTCAACGATTGGTGACGCCACATTTGCGAGCCGCAACATCGCTGCCGGCACGCGTATCTTCCACATACACGGGCTTGTGCTGCCCTTCCCCACGGTGTACACCATCTATCTCGGCGAGGGGAAGCACCTGCTCTTTGCGGACGGGGCTCAGTGCCTCGCACACAGCTGCGACCCAAACACCCGCATTGTTGTGAACACCGACACAGGCAGCTTCGACTGCTTTGCACTGCGCAATATCGCTGCAGACGAACTGATCTCCTTCAACTACCTGACGACGGAGTGGGACATGAGTGAGCCCTTCACCTGCgcatgcggcagcagcaactgctACGGTCGCATCGCTGGCTTCCGCCACGTGAAGCGGGAGGGTCAGCTGAGCCTCTGGAGCAAGGCAACCCAAGCTGTGCAGTCCCTCTTTGCACAGACCATTCGGCAGATGGCCAGCACCCTGGCCACACTTAACAGGACGCTTGTCGACCCGGTAGGCGCGAATGGCGCCCTCTTGCTCGCTGAGGACACGCCCTCGGGCACGGTGCTCTTCAAGGCGCCGGCGGGCTTTGCGGTGGAGCGCGATCAAGTCTGCTTTGGCGACATATTCCTCGCCCACTCCTGCAACGCTTCTGCTGTTCTATTGGAGGGCCGCGTTGTACTGAGCAACGCGTGCACggccggcaccgccgtcaccgtgAACGTGAACCAGCTGTGCTACAAGCTGGCAAAGCCCTTcacgtgccgctgcggcgggtCTGACTGCACACACGTCGTCGGAGGCTTCGCCGCGCTGTCGGACACGGAAAAGGCGCGCATTCTGCTCTGCACTGCGCCAGATGTGCGCGCAGAGGCAACTGCTGCGGGCTTCATGATTCCCTGTTTGTGCCCCTTGGTGACGGTAAGAGCGAACGGGGTGATGGGGCAGTCCACCTTCGCAGCACGCCGCATTCCAAGAGGAACCCGCTTCTTCAAGGTGAACGGGCTCGTGTTGCAGTTTCCGACGGTGTACAGCATCCAGCTAGAGcgcggccgccacctgcagTTTGCCGGCGGCGCGCAGTGCCTTGCGCATAGCTGTTCCCCAAACGTGCGCATCATGGTCGACGCGGAGAGCCGTTCGCTTGACTGCCTCGCCCTCCGAGACatcgaggagggggagtTGATCGCGTTTAACTACCTGACAACGGAATGGGACCTGAGTGCCCCGTTCTCATGCCTCTGTGGCAATGGCAGCACCTGCTTCGGCCGCATTCGCGGCCTCAAGTACCTCTCCGaggaacagcggcagcgactgTGGTGGATGCTGACCCCAGCAATGCGCCATTTGGGAGAGCAGTCATTCAACTGGAAGACCCTGGCCggagtgcagctgcgcactgaCCAAGACGGACGTGTGCGCGCCGCGAAGGAGTTGAAGGAGGGGCTGATCATtttggaggcgctgcaggtgcaaCTGCGAAGTGGCTGTGCGCTTGTGGGTGGTGTGCGGCTGAGCCACAGCTGCATGCCGACTGCGGCGATCGTGGAAAGGCGTGTGATCATGGTCGGGACGGTTTGTCCCGAGACGGAGATTACTCTAGACCTGAACTGCTTGGCATACGTCCTGGATGAGTCGTTcatgtgcacgtgtgcagcCGAGGCGACCCCACACGCGGTGAAGGGCTTTGCTGCTCtgtccgcggcggcgcaggcgacACGGCTGATTCTCACGGAACCGTCGGTGCGTGCGGTCGCTCTGCGCGATGGCCACCGAGTCCCGTGCAGCTGTTCGCTTGTGGAAGTGCGCGCGAATGGTGATATGGGCCAAGCGACGTTTGCTGCTGTCGACATCGCAGCAAGCAGCTGTTTCTTCCAAGTGAAGGGACTGTGCATTCCGTTTCCAACCATGTACACCATCATGCTGGACGAGGGTCGCCACCTGCTGTTTGCGGACGGCGCCCAGTGCCTCGCGCACAGCTGCGACCCCAACGTGCGTGTTCGTGTCGACGCAACGAACAACACCCTCGAGTGCCAGGCGCTGCGGCCCATCAAGGCTGGCGAGCTCATCGCCTTTAACTATAACGCAACGGAGTGGAGCATGAACACACCGTTTCGCTGCCTGTGTGGCGCGCCCCAGTGTGTATACGAGATTCGCGGATTTAAGCACCTCTCTCAGGCTCAGCGAGCGTTGCTCCAGCGGCAGGCGACACCGGCCATCAAGGCGATGGCCTCTGCCTACGCAGACGTGCAGTTGCCCGTGGCGCTTCTGCGTGCGGCGCCAGACGGCCGCCTCAGGTCTGCGCGTGCGGTGGCCAAGGGCGACATCCTGCTGGAGGTGATGTACCTGGATGTTCAACCGAATCAGATATGCGTTGGTCGCCACTACGTTGTGCCACACGACGCAAACTGGTACAACTGCGTACTGGTCGAGGGGCGCCTCATCGCTAGCCGTACCCTAGCCTCCGACGAGCAACTTTTGGTGAATATGAATTTCTTCGTGTACGACATGACAGAGATTTTCCCGCGCACATTCGACGACGCCTGCAAGGGTTTCAAGTTCATAGACGAGGCAGTCAAACAGGAATGTCTCTACCTCTGCGAGCCCCCCGTGCGTGCGCAAGCAATGCGGGACGGCTGGATTGTGAAGAGTACGCAGGAGACCCTTGTGGTGCAGCCCAACGGAGACATGGGCCAAACCGCCTACGCGCGCTGCGATATCGCTGCCGGCACAAAGCTGTTCCACTGCACCGGTCTTGTGATTCCCTTCCCGACAATGTACACCATCTGCGTTGGCGTTCATCAGCACCTGCTGTTCGGCGACGCGGCAGAGTGCATCGCACACCACTGCGATCCGAATGTGGAGGTGCGCGTCGACGAGTCCGGCGAGGGCACCTTCGACTTCGTGACGATTCGCGACATCACGAGGGGTGATATGATCACCTTCAACTATACAACGACGGAGTGGGATATGAACACGCCgtttgtgtgcctctgcggcTCACCCAAGTGTGCCGGGACGATTCAGGGCTTCAAGCATCTGCAGGAAGCTgatcagcagcggctgtggcCAAACGCATCGAAGGTAGTGAAAGATCAGTGGAGGGCGTACACCGCGTCCGCTTAG
- a CDS encoding hypothetical protein (TriTrypDB/GeneDB-style sysID: LpmP.34.4400): MEKIKEAFGRVDKFSLENANRLCMEVERIEETLLSDAGSAEPKMKLIDASLQQIRELTEVLIWMDSCHDEWFEQVMEHDVMDTLERLATNALIPSSVKLQSLQSVTVMLQNLSRDSSLFYVCSNNHINRMVAAEFDIQDDEFVSLYVSFLKSLALRCTPDTVQFFFDVQNGAFPLWNRAVRLLDSADVMVRTATKQIIVTIAQLQDAAVSAFAETSISDVFQSVLGFVEAQIVRLAASVPSWSTLHESVGFPKAYGDPNVGKFPFSADPAATLPPPPARSPLVVDTRALQIQLDDVEDELLYLNDLCRTPVPNAGAQAAAVLQRALLPHFRSTIQSEVDSASSASTSSGRNVAHATHSIPGARFSGSCTPASVVLAFLSYWSQVNTDARVAAALVDFFVKPLNSSSGTSCFTVASMVLESTRVDLHESVVVVCRHALSRTGTQSTLLVSFPPSLRFPSSLGQFFYANTPYQQTGTVLMSGPCSTTLPSKEKFVQKVWPSPPTATTNPFVLLVPHVVAALYTQLKYFQATRLSCVTASLSLLLDMISSAAPGKPEWASVYLELMKLVQRLLLNCVKQYASAIQKTLHAQKTADADMPHSHISLRDTLESTNEEAALPIRDPYTPMFLKLKEAAIWMEAAEQARLPLLETAAQRPSKRDLYLFFPSFPLLFTDESRLILNTWPPLLLTVCRQPGVAAQWAVAYHVAQESVVRALDYPNRAPVSDAECELNLYLTLLLMRRAFVGHAHRSGVDVLQMTLRQLAPQHRQSMYFTLTSTATALSVRCEITSEWHLDSQAPSIAPPGTPVCMVLPSAAAGREGRELLFLDIPISVPERVRSQELLAGKHKRRVLCSLDLAFVGINIHPRYPFKVVLSYQLSGHVMLLHLVTNGTAAAQMMVTGVEKAANECRQRGASFCFGLMNYRSALLGDESEQDRPAGKEGDHFLSGSARGEAADVRASSHP; this comes from the coding sequence ATGGAGAAGATAAAGGAAGCATTTGGCCGAGTCGACAAATTTTCTCTGGAGAATGCTAACCGACTGTGTATGGAAGTGGAACGCATCGAGGAAACACTTCTCAGCGACGCCGGCAGTGCAGAGCCCAAGATGAAGCTCATCGATGCCTCCCTTCAGCAAATACGAGAGCTTACGGAGGTACTCATCTGGATGGATAGCTGCCACGACGAGTGGTTTGAGCAGGTAATGGAGCACGACGTCATGGATACCCTCGAGCGCCTAGCCACCAATGCTCTAATTCCATCGTCTGTCAAGCTGCAGAGTTTGCAGAGTGTCACAGTCATGCTGCAGAACTTGTCGCGGGACTCGTCGCTCTTCTACGTCTGCAGCAACAATCACATCAATCGTATGGTCGCCGCCGAGTTCGACATCCAAGACGACGAGTTCGTCTCACTGTACGTGTCCTTCCTGAAGTCTTTAGCCCTGCGGTGTACACCTGACACAGTGCAGTTTTTCTTCGACGTGCAAAATGGAGCCTTTCCGCTCTGGAATCGGgcagtgcggctgctggactCGGCAGATGTCATggtgcgcaccgccaccaagcAGATTATAGTGACCATCGCACAGTTACAGGATGCGGCTGTGTCTGCCTTCGCAGAAACGTCCATTTCGGACGTCTTTCAAAGCGTGCTGGGCTTTGTGGAGGCGCAGATCGTGCGCCTTGCAGCGAGTGTGCCGTCCTGGAGCACCCTGCATGAGTCGGTTGGTTTCCCAAAGGCTTACGGAGACCCCAACGTGGGGAAATTCCCCTTTTCCGCTGACCCtgctgcgacgctgccgccgcctccagcacgATCTCCCCTAGTGGTAGACACTCGTGCGTTGCAGATTCAACTGGATGACGTGGAGGATGAGCTGCTTTACCTGAATGATCTTTGTCGCACGCCGGTGCCCAACGCGGGTGCgcaagcggcagcggtgctgcagcgagctCTCCTTCCGCACTTCCGCAGCACCATCCAGAGTGAGGTGGATtctgccagcagcgcctccacctcttcgGGGAGGAATGTGGCGCACGCCACTCACTCGATTCCTGGTGCTCGATTCAGCGGCTCGTGCACCCCCGCATCTGTCGTGTTGGCGTTCCTCTCCTACTGGTCACAGGTAAACACTGATGCCCGTGTTGCCGCCGCGTTAGTCGACTTCTTCGTGAAGCCCCTCAACTCCTCCTCCGGGACCTCGTGCTTCACCGTGGCGTCTATGGTGTTGGAGTCCACACGCGTGGATCTGCATGAGTCGGTGGTAGTCGTCTGTCGACACGCGCTTTCGCGCACTGGAACTCAGTCGACACTACTAGTGTCTTTCCCACCATCGCTGCGCTTTCCTAGCTCACTTGGTCAGTTCTTCTACGCCAATACACCGTACCAGCAAACGGGGACGGTGCTGATGAGTGGCCCATGCTCCACAACTTTGCCCTCAAAGGAGAAGTTCGTGCAGAAGGTGtggccatcgccgccgaccgccaccaccaaTCCATTCGTGCTCCTCGTTCCTCACGTTGTGGCAGCACTTTATACGCAACTAAAGTACTTTCAGGCAACTCGACTGAGCTGTGTGACAGCCTCGCTGTCGTTATTGCTTGATATGATTTCGAGTGCGGCGCCGGGCAAGCCTGAGTGGGCAAGTGTGTACCTTGAACTGATGAAGCTGGTgcagcgtctgctgctgaacTGCGTGAAGCAGTACGCCTCGGCGATACAGAAGACGTTGCATGCGCAGAAGACTGCTGATGCTGACATGCCGCACTCTCACATTTCCCTCCGCGACACCTTGGAGTCAACGAAtgaggaggcagcgctgccaatTCGAGACCCCTACACGCCGATGTTTCTAAAACTGAAGGAAGCAGCGATCTGgatggaggcggcagagCAGGCGCgtttgccgctgctggagacagcggcgcagcgcccgAGCAAAAGGGACCtgtaccttttttttccctcctttccactTCTCTTCACGGATGAGAGCAGGCTCATCCTAAACACGTGgccgccgcttctccttACAGTGTGCCGGCAACCGGGTGTGGCAGCGCAATGGGCAGTCGCATACCACGTTGCGCAGGAGAGTGTTGTCCGCGCCCTGGACTACCCAAATCGCGCGCCGGTGTCGGATGCAGAGTGTGAACTGAATTTGTATCTCACGTTACTTTTGATGCGACGTGCGTTTGTGGGTCACGCCCACCGCAGTGGGGTCGACGTGCTGCAGATGACACTGCGGCAGCTCGCGCCTCAGCACAGGCAGTCGATGTACTTTACCTTGACTAGCACAGCCACGGCACTCTCAGTACGATGCGAAATAACGAGCGAATGGCACCTGGACAGCCAAGCCCCTTCCATCGCGCCTCCAGGCACGCCGGTGTGCATGGTGCTtccttctgccgctgccggtagggaggggagagagttGCTCTTCTTGGACATTCCCATCAGCGTTCCGGAGAGAGTACGCTCGCAAGAGTTGCTGGCAGGCAAGCACAAGAGGCGTGTCCTCTGCAGCTTAGATCTTGCCTTTGTGGGTATCAATATCCATCCGCGGTACCCTTTTAAGGTCGTGCTGTCTTACCAGCTGTCAGGGCACGTtatgctgctgcacctcgtcACTAacggcacggcagcggcacagatgATGGTGACGGGCGTGGAGAAGGCTGCCAACGAGTGCCGCCAGCGGGGTGCATCTTTCTGTTTTGGCCTTATGAACTACAGGAGTGCTCTTCTCGGCGATGAGAGCGAACAAGACAGACCcgcagggaaggagggagatCATTTTTTGTCGGGGAGTGCAAGGGGCGAAGCGGCCGACGTGCGCGCATCCTCCCACCCCTAG
- a CDS encoding hypothetical protein (TriTrypDB/GeneDB-style sysID: LpmP.34.4390), with protein MTTAQDSLRSAPAAGAVEMQTLLPSTCGEEVDLPGVPRVGCVAAISYKPHSLHGFSACVVGMADGISILGPDLTQRHYGRHCLLTRHLWRPAALFEGSGERPNATAHECGRPAQSRNGTAMLPHTKGSYASIVAVTACLVAGEEGNGANVALETAEDDTIAIVVAWSDAALHHHVTVLTAHLRCILTPSSKRCASSGSVHVEAGLVQVVAHDALPLHPMQSVLRLFYHSAMATSQNESAPHHVVMCSVYSPLDWTMSPERHFGLSDPGATTNNTSPSSVVKPSHPNAGSGSAVAESVAPSAATAARGHGGLLFLTVSAFHDSDTAGEATASASASLKNACANNGIRVCAGPSAGKDVAPWLLQFQPDRIVCAFAVQSATTSVIAVAGTTDGRVYLLGQTSQRLVRRVSGPVADAMFVQTKLANVRSRTRNAVVDGLLNEAIEEDTRRSGGVLSQPDDYAPHDESDSATLVILESAGHLLVLRAINSDAPITQSVADISQVITLANGRQQTLTFVDSSMENLEESTHISSKSFLDLSSLRGFFGRRRPPVPPPPPEQYQRKLGRSDSSPTNPPLASSSLTTSPANQSFLNGAMGIEEIHIAGHILSRGLLCATCIYNAQGGAELVVSTMGQVVVSVPFSPTDGCFRIAGFTKMPAPMFYVGFVDFFAAGNPMLVMAGLKSVLVANRPQLTIRDRAQLLLRLLNKKECEQQAAESDGVDV; from the coding sequence ATGACTACCGCGCAGGACTCACTTAGATCGGCAcccgcagcaggagcggtgGAGATGCAGACGTTGTTGCCGAGTACATGCGGCGAGGAAGTGGATCTGCCCGGCGTGCCACGCGTTGGGTGTGTGGCTGCTATCTCCTACAAGCCCCACAGCCTACATGGCTTCTCTGCCTGCGTTGTCGGCATGGCCGACGGAATCTCCATTCTTGGTCCGGACCTCACCCAGCGGCACTATGGTCGCCACTGTCTCCTCACACGGCACCTTTGGCGACCAGCGGCGCTGTTCGAAGGCAGTGGAGAGCGGCCAAACGCCACCGCGCACGAATGTGGAAGGCCGGCTCAATCTCGCAATGGCACCGCCATGCTGCCGCACACGAAGGGGAGCTACGCCAGTATTGTCGCTGTCACTGCCTGTCTAGTCGCAGGTGAGGAAGGGAACGGTGCCAATGTGGCGCTGGAAACTGCGGAGGATGACACGATTGCCATTGTGGTCGCCTGGtccgatgcagcgctgcatcaccaCGTAACGGTCCTGACGGCTCATCTGCGATGTATCCTGACACCGTCCTCGAAAAgatgcgccagcagcggcagcgtacACGTGGAGGCAGGGCTGGTGCAGGTTGTAGCACACGATGCCCTACCGTTGCACCCGATGCAGTCTGTCCTGCGTTTGTTTTACCACTCTGCCATGGCAACGTCCCAAAATGAGAGTGCCCCGCACCACGTCGTGATGTGCTCTGTGTACTCCCCGTTGGACTGGACGATGTCGCCTGAGAGGCACTTCGGCCTGTCCGATCCAGGGGCCACCACCAACAACACGTCTCCCAGCTCGGTAGTGAAGCCGTCGCACCCAAAtgccggcagcggctccgCTGTGGCAGAGTCGGTTGCTCcctcggcagcaacagcagcacgggGGCACGGGGGGCTACTTTTTCTCACCGTGTCCGCTTTTCATGACAGCGACACTGCTGGTGAAGCGACGGCCTCTGCTTCCGCGAGTCTGAAGAACGCCTGTGCCAACAACGGCATCCGAGTGTGCGCTGGGCCGTCTGCGGGAAAAGATGTGGCGCCGTGGCTGCTACAGTTTCAGCCAGACCGAATTGTTTGCGCCTTCGCCGTGCAGTCTGCCACGACAAGCGTGATCGCGGTGGCCGGGACGACAGACGGTCGGGTGTATCTGCTGGGACAGACCTCGCAGCGCCTGGTGCGCCGAGTCAGTGGCCCCGTGGCAGATGCGATGTTTGTGCAGACAAAGCTGGCGAATGTCCGGTCGCGGACCCGCAACGCTGTCGTGGATGGATTGCTGAACGAAGCCATCGAGGAGGACACGCGCAGGAGCGGTGGCGTTTTGAGTCAGCCAGACGATTATGCGCCCCATGACGAGAGCGATTCTGCGACGCTAGTGATCCTTGAGAGCGCCGGTCACTTGCTGGTCCTGCGCGCCATCAATAGCGACGCCCCTATCACGCAAAGCGTGGCAGACATCTCGCAAGTTATCACGCTTGCGAATGGGCGGCAGCAAACGCTCACCTTCGTGGACTCGTCCATGGAGAACCTCGAAGAGAGCACGCACATTAGCTCAAAGAGCTTCCTGGACTTGAGCTCCTTGCGCGGCTTCTTCGGACGGCGCCGTCcaccagtgccgccgccgcctcccgaACAATATCAACGGAAGCTGGGACGGAGCGACTCCTCTCCTACAAACCCGCCGCTGGCCTCAAGCAGTCTTACCACGTCCCCTGCAAATCAAAGCTTCTTGAACGGCGCTATGGGCATCGAGGAGATCCACATAGCGGGCCATATCCTGAGTCGTGGTTTGCTGTGTGCGACGTGCATCTACAACGCACAGGGCGGTGCTGAACTTGTTGTGAGCACGATGGGGCAAGTCGTTGTATCGGTGCCGTTCAGTCCCACAGACGGATGCTTCCGCATTGCCGGCTTTACTAAGATGCCAGCGCCGATGTTTTACGTCGGCTTTGTAGACTTCTTCGCCGCGGGCAATCCCATGTTAGTCATGGCTGGACTGAAGAGCGTGCTCGTAGCCAACCGCCCGCAGCTAACCATCCGCGAtcgcgcgcagctccttctgcgCCTGCTCAACAAGAAGGAGTGTGAGCAGCAAGCTGCGGAGAGCGATGGGGTAGACGTATGA